In the Thermotoga sp. Ku-13t genome, one interval contains:
- the larA gene encoding nickel-dependent lactate racemase: MKVSLKYGEKQLQIEVPDHTEILVPRSELPRVEEPFGEIRRALENPIGSPTLSEIVRQVRPKKVAILVSDLTRPSPSYIIVPPILEELKRSGVRSDQIRIVFGLGFHRKMTEDEMRKAVGNEVFEQYECLNHDVNKCSYIGETSRGTPVEVFKPVLESDLIIATGNLELHWFVGYSGGYKALLPGVCSKRTIEKNHSLMLLEDAVAGNVNSPVRLDIEEAGAMTNVKFIVNVVLNSKKEIVKAVAGHPIAAHREGVKYIDQMYKVPIRKKYDVVIASPGGFPKDINLYQAQKGLDNASHAVKENGTIVLIAECREGFGEKTFEEWMRKARTPEEPLQWIKTNFVLGGHKAVGFCKVLKKASIFLCSNMEEDVVKEIFMTPFSDPQRAINAAIERHGRPADVLLMPYANSTLPVIV, encoded by the coding sequence GTGAAAGTCTCTTTGAAGTACGGTGAAAAACAGTTACAGATCGAGGTTCCAGACCATACGGAAATACTCGTACCGAGAAGCGAACTTCCCAGAGTTGAAGAACCCTTCGGTGAGATCCGCAGAGCGCTGGAAAATCCCATCGGCAGTCCGACGCTGAGTGAGATCGTTCGTCAGGTCAGGCCCAAAAAAGTCGCGATACTGGTCAGCGATCTCACCAGACCGAGTCCTTCATACATCATAGTTCCACCGATCCTCGAAGAGCTCAAAAGGTCGGGTGTAAGGTCCGATCAGATAAGGATCGTTTTTGGCCTCGGCTTTCACAGGAAGATGACCGAAGACGAGATGAGGAAAGCCGTTGGAAACGAGGTTTTTGAGCAGTACGAATGCCTGAACCATGACGTAAACAAGTGTAGCTACATAGGTGAAACGAGCCGGGGTACGCCTGTGGAAGTTTTCAAACCCGTGCTGGAGTCTGACCTCATCATCGCGACGGGGAACCTCGAACTGCACTGGTTCGTCGGTTACAGTGGCGGTTACAAGGCACTCCTGCCGGGCGTGTGCAGCAAGAGAACTATCGAGAAGAACCACTCGCTCATGTTGCTGGAGGATGCCGTGGCTGGAAACGTGAACAGTCCCGTGAGGCTCGACATAGAAGAAGCTGGAGCCATGACGAACGTGAAATTCATCGTGAATGTCGTTCTGAACAGCAAGAAAGAGATTGTGAAAGCCGTGGCAGGACATCCGATAGCCGCCCACCGCGAAGGTGTCAAATACATAGACCAGATGTACAAGGTGCCCATCAGAAAGAAATACGACGTGGTGATCGCATCACCCGGTGGATTCCCGAAGGACATAAACCTTTACCAGGCGCAGAAGGGACTGGACAATGCTTCGCACGCGGTGAAAGAGAACGGAACCATCGTGCTGATCGCTGAGTGCAGGGAAGGTTTTGGTGAAAAAACTTTCGAAGAATGGATGAGGAAGGCCAGAACCCCCGAGGAACCGCTGCAGTGGATAAAAACGAATTTCGTTCTGGGTGGTCACAAAGCCGTTGGATTCTGCAAGGTTCTCAAAAAAGCCAGCATTTTCCTTTGCTCGAACATGGAAGAAGACGTTGTGAAAGAGATATTCATGACACCTTTCAGTGATCCACAGCGGGCGATAAACGCGGCGATCGAGAGACACGGAAGGCCTGCAGACGTTCTGCTCATGCCTTATGCGAACTCCACTTTGCCCGTCATCGTATGA